In Sorghum bicolor cultivar BTx623 chromosome 10, Sorghum_bicolor_NCBIv3, whole genome shotgun sequence, one genomic interval encodes:
- the LOC8069078 gene encoding putative transferase At4g12130, mitochondrial produces the protein MPPLARRFLLLHHHHALPRGARALHTTPRTDPGVLACRLASRAVVRFAGPEAARFLHSLLTNDLLSAFSAAAASAPQRYAPTPNAPARGPAAPAYAALLTPQGRFLYDLFLYRPPPPSQMLDRTGSAPETGEAPEGDTGEPQEVLADVDAAEVDDLVACFKRYRLRSKVEIDNVSENFACWQRFGHNVVHTEPSTQEPEAQSIGWGQGVDHAGESAAQGNGHGWQWLKDPRLDYLGYRGIFPANTIPPLVESDKEADERHYQLWRIENGVAEGSTEIPKGEAIPLEYNLAGLNAISFEKGCYIGQELIARTHHRGVVRKRLMPMKFVDENGQELEEAVVAPGSEVVDEASGKKIGTVNTALGSRGMGLLRLEEALKPGSALRISDNRDVKVQAIKPDWWPAEWTQVLQQQSAAA, from the exons ATGCCGCCACTCGCGCgccgcttcctcctcctccaccaccaccacgcgcTGCCGCGCGGGGCGCGCGCCCTCCACACGACCCCGCGCACCGACCCGGGGGTGCTGGCCTGCCGTCTGGCGTCCCGCGCCGTGGTCCGCTTCGCGGGTCCCGAGGCGGCGCGCTTCCTGCACTCGCTGCTCACCAACGACCTCCTCTCGGCTTTCTCCGCGGCGGCCGCGTCGGCGCCGCAGCGGTACGCGCCCACGCCCAACGCGCCCGCGCGGGGCCCCGCGGCGCCCGCCTACGCCGCGCTGCTCACGCCGCAGGGGAGGTTCCTCTACGACCTCTTCCTCTACCGGCCCCCGCCGCCGTCCCAGATGCTCGACCGGACCGGCTCCGCGCCGGAGACCGGGGAGGCTCCCGAGGGGGACACGGGGGAGCCTCAGGAGGTGCTCGCTGATGTTGACGCCGCTGAGGTGGACGACCTCGTCGCCTGCTTCAAGAG ATATCGGTTGAGATCCAAGGTTGAAATAGACAATGTAAGTGAGAATTTTGCATGTTGGCAAAGATTTGGACATAATGTAGTGCATACTGAACCTTCTACTCAAGAGCCTGAGGCTCAATCCATTGGATGGGGACAAGGTGTTGATCATGCTGGTGAGTCAGCTGCACAAGGGAACGGTCATGGTTGGCAATGGCTCAAAGATCCTCGGTTGGACTACCTTGGTTACAGAGGAATTTTTCCAGCTAACACAATAC CACCACTAGTTGAGTCTGACAAAGAAGCGGATGAACGGCATTATCAACTTTGGCGCATAGAAAATGGAGTTGCAGAAGGTTCAACTGAGATCCCAAAAG GTGAAGCAATCCCGCTGGAGTACAATCTTGCTGGCCTGAATGCTATTTCCTTTGAGAAAGGATGCTACATCGGGCAGGAGCTTATTGCACGGACACACCATCGTGGTGTCGTTCGGAAGCGCCTAATGCCAATGAAGTTTGTTGACGAAAATGGGCAAG AACTCGAGGAGGCTGTCGTCGCTCCAGGTTCAGAAGTTGTGGATGAGGCTTCAGGCAAGAAGATCGGGACAGTAAACACCGCACTGGGCTCCCGCGGGATGGGCCTGTTGAGACTCGAGGAAGCACTGAAACCAGGCTCGGCCCTCCGCATCAGCGATAACAGGGACGTGAAGGTCCAGGCGATCAAGCCGGACTGGTGGCCAGCCGAGTGGACGCAGGTGCTTCAGCAACAGAGCGCAGCAGCTTGA
- the LOC8069079 gene encoding uncharacterized protein LOC8069079, whose protein sequence is MKKRKAPDGTAEPCSGVGGGDRLSCLPDELIGRILSFLPTPQAALTAQLSRRWRRAWAHVAALNLSVQDCVRSGKGPRFCALATAALARFPTPVIPAISVEVDHHIYLVDEWYGRAMARAVGSVRVTSLRGLNFLRLPPCTHAEALDMTAPRTTLTLPDPEPEADLVFGRLAELSLALLQLGGARPLDEFLASCCPRLRTLRLRRVRGHPVRRLALRTGTLEVLDLDTVDDLATLDVVAAKLRCLSVRSCFRLLPRDGDGDGDGRKVTVSAPRIEAICWYRSYPEQLTFRDGGLEHVRRLAGPLKLPTLGRRDQFDAPHTTQLLRSCALAVDRLDMELVVPDEMALLNWLGAPPAAEARATCEDLIRHVPALPCVRVLSLKIRWGFGGGVGPCLASFLSRTPSLTRLRIHASTYCLTVYEADEEAPPPPPRGKQLQWKRSDVVGADEQRVRLDGLREISVDGLKGTDSEEHRLVQLLLASAPPSLERMSLTFRHAAASIVDEIAAEIPVHFPMATGRWDRCTTSVLTWTRVGCMEWRVR, encoded by the exons ATGAAAAAGCGCAAGGCGCCGGACGGGACCGCGGAACCCTGCTCGGGGGTCGGCGGCGGCGATCGCCTGAGCTGCCTTCCCGACGAACTGATCGGGCGCATCCTCTCCTTCCTGCCCACCCCGCAAGCCGCGCTCACGGCCCAGCTGTCGCGGCGATGGCGGCGAGCCTGGGCGCACGTCGCCGCCCTGAACCTGTCGGTCCAGGACTGCGTGCGGAGCGGGAAGGGGCCCCGGTTCTGCGCCCTCGCCACCGCGGCGCTCGCTCGGTTCCCGACGCCCGTCATCCCCGCCATCTCCGTCGAGGTGGACCACCACATCTACCTCGTCGACGAGTGGTACGGCCGGGCGATGGCGCGCGCGGTCGGGTCCGTGCGCGTCACGTCGCTGCGGGGGCTCAACTTCCTGCGCCTGCCTCCCTGCACGCACGCGGAGGCGCTGGACATGACCGCGCCGCGCACCACGCTTACGCTCCCCGACCCCGAGCCCGAGGCGGACCTGGTGTTCGGCAGGCTGGCTGAGCTGAGCCTCGCGCTGCTGCAGCTAGGCGGCGCGCGCCCTCTGGACGAGTTCCTGGCGTCGTGCTGCCCGCGGCTGAGGACGCTGCGGCTGCGCCGCGTCAGGGGGCACCCCGTGCGCCGGCTCGCCCTCCGCACGGGCACCCTCGAGGTACTCGACCTCGACACCGTCGACGACCTGGCAACGCTGGACGTGGTGGCCGCCAAGCTCCGGTGCCTGAGCGTGCGCTCCTGCTTCCGCCTTCTCCCAagagacggcgacggcgacggcgacggccgcAAGGTGACCGTCTCGGCGCCGCGGATCGAGGCGATTTGCTGGTACCGCAGCTACCCGGAGCAGCTCACCTTCCGCGACGGCGGCCTGGAACACGTCCGCCGGCTCGCCGGCCCGCTCAAGCTCCCGACGCTCGGACGGCGGGACCAGTTCGACGCCCCGCACACCACGCAGCTCCTGCGGTCCTGCGCCCTCGCCGTCGACCGGCTCGACATGGAGCTCGTGGTGCCGGACGAGATGGCTCTCCTCAACTGGCTCGGCGCCCCTCCTGCTGCAGAGGCGCGCGCGACGTGCGAGGACCTGATCCGCCACGTTCCGGCGCTGCCCTGTGTCCGCGTGCTCTCGCTGAAGATCCGGTGGGggttcggcggcggcgtcgggccATGCCTGGCCTCCTTCCTCTCGCGAACGCCGAGCTTAACGAGGCTCCGCATCCATGCGAGCACCTACTGCCTCACCGTCTAT GAGGCGGAcgaagaggcgccgccgccgccgccgcgaggaAAGCAGCTGCAGTGGAAGAGGAGTGACGTCGTCGGCGCGGATGAACAAAGGGTTCGTCTCGATGGCCTTCGAGAGATCAGCGTCGACGGGCTCAAAGGCACGGACAGCGAAGAGCACAGGCTCGTACAACTCTTGCTCGCCAGCGCGCCGCCGTCGCTGGAGCGGATGTCCCTCACGTTCCGTCACGCTGCGGCGTCCATTGTCGATGAGATCGCCGCCGAGATCCCGGTTCACTTCCCCATGGCGACCGGGCGCTGGGATCGCTGCACGACGAGCGTGCTCACGTGGACCAGGGTGGGGTGCATGGAGTGGAGAGTGCGTTGA
- the LOC8068401 gene encoding eukaryotic translation initiation factor 3 subunit G-B: MANDAGTPRKNRKRRRKRKKKMMMTAASLTTTAKTKDHPAAQLQGELNHVPIQPPPAAARNAGEGQQEDTPAADEAVAQRKEPPREQEQERAATATPTCCICGVARWHNEYFCAWNYMDGRVGATCRAGCVPSRHAAVAAASHRRRDALRRFVRVTNLPSSLGLRELDRLFQRFGPLLMSVITTTLAPPGSAGFGYVAFKEREHAEEAVDKLNGHHVGGRNLRVDWAYPRA, translated from the coding sequence ATGGCCAACGACGCGGGAACGCCAAGGAAGAACCGtaagaggaggaggaagaggaagaagaagatgatgatgaccgCAGCGTCGTTAACGACGACCGCGAAGACAAAAGACCACCCGGCGGCGCAACTGCAAGGTGAATTGAACCACGTGCCGATCCaaccgccgccggccgccgcgcgcaaTGCCGGCGAGGGACAGCAGGAGGATACGCCGGCCGCCGACGAGGCGGTTGCGCAGAGGAAGGAGCCGCCGCGAGAGCAAGAGCAGGAACGCGCCGCCACCGCGACGCCCACCTGCTGCATCTGCGGCGTGGCGAGATGGCACAACGAGTACTTCTGCGCCTGGAACTACATGGACGGGCGCGTCGGCGCCACCTGCAGAGCGGGGTGCGTCCCCAGCCGGCACGCGGCGGTAGCGGCGGCGAGCCACCGCCGCCGGGACGCCTTGCGGCGCTTCGTGCGAGTGACCAACCTGCCATCGAGCCTTGGCCTGCGGGAGCTCGACCGGCTCTTCCAGCGGTTCGGGCCGCTCCTGATGTCCGTTATCACGACGACGCTCGCGCCGCCCGGCAGCGCTGGCTTCGGCTATGTGGCGTTCAAGGAGCGGGAGCACGCTGAGGAGGCCGTCGACAAGCTCAATGGTCATCACGTCGGCGGCCGTAACCTGCGGGTCGACTGGGCCTACCCACGTGCATGA
- the LOC8068402 gene encoding uncharacterized protein LOC8068402 isoform X2 — translation MIRALVSLMKTVDSKPEIKERTVLVKLLYYDDVTPEDYEPPYAENEAINIWNKNPLKIEVGNVNSKHFVLALKVKEDLHPCDDNNTKSGWDEMRFDNDFDTDGDGDFSDTQVQLSRRRFGYVLCTKPKNFKFILDSGATHHICNDEAIMRNLREVKKEDRLSVYSSGGKELSAERMGYIDLKNFSLNPVGLIPSMQFNVVSVGQLAKQGLMICCGNGQFSVYDMREGRIVGEGYLDNKLNEYVFRTLKWLPQAENLVEIPKNDTQKVNDEQQAQNVWLIDTGCAQHLVSDVTLLTNVRNDKRPFETAKGTIWSSHRGKFKAGKLVLNDVLYCKSVQDNLMSGPLLDKAGYRITFCGKTCTLVHKDGLEQRGVAIQDVSNNLYSLEEEEQKDNSISAQGDAKEAKRRRLE, via the exons ATGATTAGAGCGCTTGTTTCACTTATGAAAACTGTGGACTCAAAACCAGAGATAAAGGAG AGAACCGTCTTGGTGAAGCTGCTATACTATGATGATGTAACA CCAGAGGATTATGAGCCTCCCTATGCTGAAAATGAGGCCATAAATATATGGAACAAGAACCCCTTGAAGATCGAGGTGGGGAATGTCAATAGCAAGCACTTTGTGTTAGCTCTGAAG gtCAAAGAAGACCTGCACCCATGTGATGACAATAACACAAAAAGCGGATGGGATGAAATGAGGTTTGATAATGATTTCGACACTGATGGTGATGGTGACTTTTCTGACACTCAG GTGCAACTTTCCAGAAGAAGATTTGGATATGTCCTTTGCACCAAACCGAAGAATTTTAAATTTATTCTTGACTCTGGTGCCACACATCATATTTGCAATGATGAGGCTATAATGCGTAACTTGAGAGAGGTGAAGAAGGAAGACCGACTATCTGTATATTCATCAGGTGGTAAAGAACTTAGTGCAGAGAGGATGGGCTATATAGACCTTAAAAATTTTAGCCTGAATCCAGTTGGTTTAATCCCTTCAAtgcaattcaatgttgtatctgTTGGACAGCTAGCCAAACAAGGTCTGATGATCTGTTGTGGAAATGGTCAGTTTAGTGTCTATGATATGAGAGAGGGCCGAATTGTTGGGGAAGGGTATCTTGACAACAAACTGAATGAATATGTTTTCAGAACATTGAAATGGTTGCCACAAGCTGAGAATTTGGTTGAAATCCCCAAGAATGACACACAGAAAGTGAATGATGAACAACAAGCACAGAAT GTATGGTTGATTGACACAGGATGTGCGcaacacttagtgtctgatgtcACTCTGTTAACCAATGTTAGAAATGACAAGCGACCTTTTGAAACTGCAAAGGGAACCATCTGGTCAAGCCACAGGGGAAAGTTCAAAGCTGGAAAACTAGTGCTCAACGATGTTTTATATTGTAAAAGCGTACAGGACAATCTGATGTCAGGGCCTTTGCTGGATAaggctggatatagaatcactTTTTGTGGAAAAACTTGCACACTTGTGCATAAGGATGGATTGGAACAGAGAGGGGTCGCCATTCAAGATGTGAGCAACAATTTGTACTCACTTGAAGAAGAAGAACAGAAGGACAACAGCATCTCTGCTCAGGGAGATGCAAAAGAGGCCAAAAGGAGGCGACTTGAATGA
- the LOC8068402 gene encoding uncharacterized protein LOC8068402 isoform X1 encodes MMIISRHLLLFRRYGCKMIRALVSLMKTVDSKPEIKERTVLVKLLYYDDVTPEDYEPPYAENEAINIWNKNPLKIEVGNVNSKHFVLALKVKEDLHPCDDNNTKSGWDEMRFDNDFDTDGDGDFSDTQVQLSRRRFGYVLCTKPKNFKFILDSGATHHICNDEAIMRNLREVKKEDRLSVYSSGGKELSAERMGYIDLKNFSLNPVGLIPSMQFNVVSVGQLAKQGLMICCGNGQFSVYDMREGRIVGEGYLDNKLNEYVFRTLKWLPQAENLVEIPKNDTQKVNDEQQAQNVWLIDTGCAQHLVSDVTLLTNVRNDKRPFETAKGTIWSSHRGKFKAGKLVLNDVLYCKSVQDNLMSGPLLDKAGYRITFCGKTCTLVHKDGLEQRGVAIQDVSNNLYSLEEEEQKDNSISAQGDAKEAKRRRLE; translated from the exons ATGATGATCATATCTAGACATCTGTTACTTTTCAGGAGGTATGGATGTAAGATGATTAGAGCGCTTGTTTCACTTATGAAAACTGTGGACTCAAAACCAGAGATAAAGGAG AGAACCGTCTTGGTGAAGCTGCTATACTATGATGATGTAACA CCAGAGGATTATGAGCCTCCCTATGCTGAAAATGAGGCCATAAATATATGGAACAAGAACCCCTTGAAGATCGAGGTGGGGAATGTCAATAGCAAGCACTTTGTGTTAGCTCTGAAG gtCAAAGAAGACCTGCACCCATGTGATGACAATAACACAAAAAGCGGATGGGATGAAATGAGGTTTGATAATGATTTCGACACTGATGGTGATGGTGACTTTTCTGACACTCAG GTGCAACTTTCCAGAAGAAGATTTGGATATGTCCTTTGCACCAAACCGAAGAATTTTAAATTTATTCTTGACTCTGGTGCCACACATCATATTTGCAATGATGAGGCTATAATGCGTAACTTGAGAGAGGTGAAGAAGGAAGACCGACTATCTGTATATTCATCAGGTGGTAAAGAACTTAGTGCAGAGAGGATGGGCTATATAGACCTTAAAAATTTTAGCCTGAATCCAGTTGGTTTAATCCCTTCAAtgcaattcaatgttgtatctgTTGGACAGCTAGCCAAACAAGGTCTGATGATCTGTTGTGGAAATGGTCAGTTTAGTGTCTATGATATGAGAGAGGGCCGAATTGTTGGGGAAGGGTATCTTGACAACAAACTGAATGAATATGTTTTCAGAACATTGAAATGGTTGCCACAAGCTGAGAATTTGGTTGAAATCCCCAAGAATGACACACAGAAAGTGAATGATGAACAACAAGCACAGAAT GTATGGTTGATTGACACAGGATGTGCGcaacacttagtgtctgatgtcACTCTGTTAACCAATGTTAGAAATGACAAGCGACCTTTTGAAACTGCAAAGGGAACCATCTGGTCAAGCCACAGGGGAAAGTTCAAAGCTGGAAAACTAGTGCTCAACGATGTTTTATATTGTAAAAGCGTACAGGACAATCTGATGTCAGGGCCTTTGCTGGATAaggctggatatagaatcactTTTTGTGGAAAAACTTGCACACTTGTGCATAAGGATGGATTGGAACAGAGAGGGGTCGCCATTCAAGATGTGAGCAACAATTTGTACTCACTTGAAGAAGAAGAACAGAAGGACAACAGCATCTCTGCTCAGGGAGATGCAAAAGAGGCCAAAAGGAGGCGACTTGAATGA
- the LOC8068402 gene encoding meiosis-specific protein PAIR2 isoform X3, translating into MMIISRHLLLFRRYGCKMIRALVSLMKTVDSKPEIKERTVLVKLLYYDDVTPEDYEPPYAENEAINIWNKNPLKIEVGNVNSKHFVLALKVKEDLHPCDDNNTKSGWDEMRFDNDFDTDGDGDFSDTQES; encoded by the exons ATGATGATCATATCTAGACATCTGTTACTTTTCAGGAGGTATGGATGTAAGATGATTAGAGCGCTTGTTTCACTTATGAAAACTGTGGACTCAAAACCAGAGATAAAGGAG AGAACCGTCTTGGTGAAGCTGCTATACTATGATGATGTAACA CCAGAGGATTATGAGCCTCCCTATGCTGAAAATGAGGCCATAAATATATGGAACAAGAACCCCTTGAAGATCGAGGTGGGGAATGTCAATAGCAAGCACTTTGTGTTAGCTCTGAAG gtCAAAGAAGACCTGCACCCATGTGATGACAATAACACAAAAAGCGGATGGGATGAAATGAGGTTTGATAATGATTTCGACACTGATGGTGATGGTGACTTTTCTGACACTCAG GAATCCTAG